In the Pseudanabaena sp. PCC 7367 genome, one interval contains:
- a CDS encoding phosphate/phosphite/phosphonate ABC transporter substrate-binding protein, producing MLSRRRLLYLQLGLLLSAACSGQDVYIPDKFSIGVVSYGEGARSLDQYTRFKEYLEGQLKSIIELEPALNEVKALEQIQRRLWSLVFAPPGLAALAIADAQYIPLFAMEGAVNLRSLLVVLNDSPYEQLGDLNGEVVALGQRGSATGYYLPIYDLYGLTLKEVVFGSTPQAILDLVDRGQAAAGALSKEEFEQQKSKFDAQRFRILHTSAQTIPPGAVLIGPDVDRNRQVEIERAMQAAPPAIISEAGYIANSSAANYDFLIEVVKRVQPIVTRIRQQPAPLYEEKEGQV from the coding sequence ATGCTTTCTAGAAGAAGATTACTCTATTTGCAATTAGGGCTACTCCTGAGCGCAGCCTGTAGTGGCCAAGACGTATACATCCCCGATAAGTTTAGTATTGGGGTAGTTAGCTATGGCGAAGGGGCGCGATCGCTGGATCAATACACCCGGTTCAAGGAATATTTAGAAGGACAACTCAAAAGCATCATTGAGCTAGAACCAGCCCTGAATGAAGTTAAAGCCCTAGAGCAAATCCAACGGCGGCTGTGGTCTTTGGTGTTTGCCCCGCCTGGTTTGGCAGCTTTGGCGATCGCCGACGCACAATACATCCCGCTGTTTGCAATGGAGGGAGCAGTTAATCTGCGATCTTTGTTAGTGGTGCTCAATGACAGCCCCTATGAGCAATTGGGCGATCTCAATGGTGAAGTGGTAGCGCTGGGGCAACGGGGTTCGGCCACTGGCTACTATTTACCAATCTATGATCTCTATGGGCTTACCCTGAAGGAAGTAGTATTTGGCTCTACGCCCCAGGCAATTTTAGACTTGGTTGATCGGGGTCAAGCAGCAGCAGGAGCCCTGTCCAAGGAAGAATTTGAGCAGCAAAAGAGTAAGTTTGACGCGCAGCGCTTTCGGATTTTGCATACCAGTGCCCAAACGATCCCTCCCGGTGCCGTGTTGATTGGGCCTGATGTCGATCGCAATCGTCAGGTCGAAATTGAACGCGCGATGCAAGCCGCCCCGCCAGCGATCATTTCCGAAGCTGGTTATATTGCTAATTCGTCAGCCGCCAACTATGACTTTTTGATTGAGGTGGTCAAACGAGTCCAGCCGATCGTAACCCGCATTCGCCAGCAACCAGCTCCCCTATATGAAGAGAAAGAAGGACAGGTCTAA
- a CDS encoding 4-hydroxybenzoate solanesyltransferase, with protein MTVIETESNFEKIIRLLRWNKPAGRLILMVPGLWALVLAAIAQEQFPPLDLLLVVVTGTLATSGAGCVINDLWDRDLDSQVERTLTRPLAAQSLSITVAVVVLVIAALCGLFLATYLNWLGFWLCVAAVPVIAIYPACKRFFPVPQLVLSIAWGFAVLIPWAASTGTISTNTWLLWGATLSWTMGFDTVYALSDRPDDLRIGVKSSAIFFGDYVQLAIATFFAITAILLIAVGWQMHLGVGFYVACAIATAVWGWQYAKLTEPEIHSRTYQQIFGQNVWIGFILLAGMLSAYLLNLRIW; from the coding sequence ATGACCGTTATTGAAACCGAGTCTAATTTTGAAAAGATTATTCGTTTACTGCGTTGGAATAAGCCGGCTGGCAGATTGATTCTAATGGTGCCAGGTCTGTGGGCGCTGGTGCTGGCAGCGATCGCCCAAGAGCAGTTTCCCCCCTTAGATTTATTACTAGTAGTTGTAACTGGGACATTGGCCACCAGCGGCGCGGGCTGCGTGATCAATGATCTATGGGATCGAGACCTTGATTCCCAGGTAGAACGTACTCTGACCAGGCCATTAGCAGCCCAATCACTCTCTATTACTGTGGCCGTGGTAGTGCTGGTGATTGCGGCTTTGTGTGGATTGTTTCTAGCCACTTACTTGAACTGGTTAGGTTTCTGGCTGTGTGTGGCTGCCGTGCCAGTGATCGCCATTTATCCAGCCTGCAAGCGGTTTTTCCCCGTGCCCCAATTGGTTTTATCAATCGCATGGGGGTTTGCCGTACTAATTCCCTGGGCCGCTTCTACGGGCACAATTAGCACCAATACCTGGCTGCTGTGGGGAGCTACGCTATCCTGGACAATGGGTTTTGATACAGTCTATGCCCTCAGCGATCGCCCCGATGATCTGCGGATTGGGGTTAAATCCAGTGCTATTTTTTTCGGGGATTATGTGCAACTAGCGATCGCCACCTTCTTTGCAATTACTGCCATATTATTGATTGCGGTGGGTTGGCAAATGCACCTGGGCGTTGGCTTCTATGTGGCCTGTGCGATCGCCACCGCTGTTTGGGGCTGGCAATATGCCAAACTAACTGAGCCAGAAATTCATAGCCGCACCTATCAACAAATCTTTGGTCAAAATGTCTGGATTGGCTTTATTCTGCTGGCTGGTATGCTGAGTGCCTACTTGCTAAACTTAAGAATATGGTAA
- a CDS encoding Calvin cycle protein CP12, giving the protein MSNIQNKIQEELESAREACDTTGADSKECAAAWDAVEELQAEASHQREEKPKNSLEQFCDDNPDAAECRVYDD; this is encoded by the coding sequence ATGAGCAACATCCAAAACAAAATCCAAGAAGAACTCGAAAGCGCCAGGGAAGCCTGTGATACCACTGGTGCTGATTCTAAAGAATGTGCAGCCGCCTGGGATGCCGTGGAAGAGCTTCAAGCTGAAGCCTCTCACCAACGTGAAGAAAAGCCCAAGAATTCTCTTGAGCAATTCTGCGACGATAATCCCGATGCTGCCGAGTGCCGTGTGTATGATGACTAG
- a CDS encoding ParE family toxin-like protein, protein MKSRTNQAFRDLLAQLPKPVQDLARKNYLLWQKDPRHKSLRFKQVHKEKQIYSIRIGRKFRALGELGSDGISWYWIGSHEQYDQEIRKL, encoded by the coding sequence ATGAAATCTAGAACAAACCAGGCTTTCCGTGATCTCCTTGCTCAACTTCCTAAACCAGTTCAAGATCTTGCTCGAAAAAACTATCTACTCTGGCAAAAGGATCCTCGCCATAAAAGTCTTAGGTTTAAGCAAGTTCATAAAGAAAAACAAATTTATTCTATTCGGATCGGTCGCAAATTTCGCGCTTTGGGAGAATTAGGATCGGATGGCATATCTTGGTATTGGATTGGTTCACATGAGCAATACGATCAGGAAATTAGAAAATTATAA
- a CDS encoding Phycocyanin — MDVLTRSITAAKEQNRFLNESEIKRAYELSQTANARLDAVKSLSTSSDLILRLAIDQIAGESVHTNIETNLCLDDGESILQYVTYSLLSGSASILEEHYLDRFIEKYLDLGVSVDQLRNAIGTIRDVVVDLLNHHVPQVNEKTNQGDHPTLVAEIIDYFELIIDEFTWESKFANTTDEQWDRMLEAGRRDIAINGTVPLEEVFPPGK, encoded by the coding sequence ATGGACGTTTTGACCCGAAGTATTACTGCTGCAAAAGAGCAGAATAGATTTCTGAATGAATCAGAAATAAAACGTGCCTATGAGCTTAGCCAAACGGCAAATGCTCGCCTTGATGCGGTAAAGTCTCTTTCTACAAGCAGTGATCTAATTCTTCGACTCGCAATTGATCAGATTGCTGGTGAAAGTGTACATACCAATATAGAAACAAATTTATGCTTGGATGACGGTGAGAGTATTCTGCAATATGTCACCTACTCTCTACTGTCTGGCAGCGCCTCAATACTTGAAGAACATTATCTGGATCGATTCATTGAGAAATATCTGGATCTAGGAGTTTCGGTTGATCAGCTCCGCAACGCGATCGGCACGATCAGAGATGTTGTCGTTGATTTGCTTAATCACCATGTTCCCCAAGTTAATGAAAAGACCAACCAAGGCGATCACCCCACCCTAGTGGCTGAGATAATAGATTATTTTGAGTTAATCATTGATGAATTTACCTGGGAAAGTAAATTTGCCAATACAACTGATGAACAGTGGGATCGTATGCTGGAGGCAGGAAGGCGAGATATTGCAATCAACGGAACTGTGCCGCTAGAAGAAGTTTTTCCACCTGGCAAATGA
- the thrC gene encoding threonine synthase — translation MVLTDVLSTHFALNSTNTTFQGWPGLIRKYAKYLPVSDQTPVVTLHEGNTPLIPVPAISDRVGRDVKVYVKYDGLNPTGSFKDRGMTMAISKAKEAGATTVICASTGNTSAAAAAYAKRGGLRAFVLIPDGKIALGKLGQALIYGAEVIAIDGNFDKALELVRQMADQYPITLVNSINPYRIEGQKTAAFEVIEALGEAPDWLCIPVGNAGNITAYWTGFRQYQEAGKSQKLPRMMGFQAAGSAPIVTGKMVEHPETVATAIRIGNPANWTRAIAVQTESGGAFNSVTDEEIMNAYRILAGEEGVFCEPASAASVAGLLKLSDQVPTGATIVCVLTGNGLKDPDAAIKGANQHFHQGIAPDPASIAKIMGF, via the coding sequence GTGGTATTAACAGACGTGCTTTCAACCCATTTCGCTTTAAATTCAACGAATACAACATTTCAAGGTTGGCCAGGACTAATTCGTAAATATGCAAAGTATTTACCCGTCTCTGACCAGACCCCGGTAGTGACACTCCATGAGGGCAACACGCCGCTAATTCCGGTGCCAGCGATCAGCGATCGGGTGGGGCGAGATGTCAAGGTATATGTGAAATATGATGGTCTTAACCCCACCGGCAGCTTCAAGGATCGGGGCATGACCATGGCGATCTCCAAAGCCAAAGAAGCTGGAGCCACCACCGTAATTTGTGCTAGCACTGGCAATACTTCAGCGGCAGCAGCAGCCTATGCCAAGCGAGGTGGCCTACGCGCATTTGTGTTAATTCCCGATGGCAAGATAGCCCTGGGTAAATTGGGACAAGCGTTGATCTATGGCGCAGAAGTGATCGCCATCGATGGCAATTTTGATAAGGCGTTGGAATTGGTACGGCAGATGGCCGATCAATATCCCATTACCCTGGTTAACTCCATTAATCCTTACCGGATTGAAGGCCAAAAAACCGCTGCCTTTGAAGTGATTGAAGCCTTGGGCGAGGCTCCCGATTGGCTCTGTATTCCAGTGGGCAATGCGGGTAATATTACCGCCTATTGGACTGGGTTTAGGCAATATCAAGAAGCCGGAAAATCCCAAAAGCTGCCTCGGATGATGGGTTTCCAAGCCGCAGGCTCTGCGCCGATCGTCACCGGCAAAATGGTTGAACATCCCGAAACCGTGGCCACTGCCATTAGAATTGGCAATCCAGCTAATTGGACCAGGGCGATCGCCGTCCAAACCGAAAGCGGCGGTGCGTTTAATAGCGTCACTGACGAAGAGATCATGAATGCCTATCGAATCCTGGCGGGAGAGGAAGGTGTATTTTGTGAGCCTGCTAGTGCGGCCTCAGTGGCGGGATTACTAAAACTTAGCGATCAAGTACCCACCGGCGCAACGATCGTTTGTGTGCTAACTGGTAATGGCCTCAAAGATCCAGATGCCGCGATCAAGGGAGCAAATCAACATTTCCATCAAGGCATAGCCCCAGATCCGGCTAGCATTGCTAAAATCATGGGTTTTTAA
- the trmD gene encoding tRNA (guanosine(37)-N1)-methyltransferase TrmD, with product MRIDVVTLFPDFFTSPLSTSLLGRAIANGIADVILTNPRDFTTDKHHRVDDEPYGGGVGMLMKPEPIFAAVESLPVLPQREIIFLTPQGEPMDQNMFKQLVNLDQLVLICGSYEGIDERVCDHLVTREVSLGDFVLTCGEIAALALINGTVRLLPGTVGKAESLKAESFEDGLLDYPQYTRPREFRGWQVPDVLLSGDHGKIEQWRQAQKLNRTSDRRPDLIDAYYQNTDQNPK from the coding sequence GTGCGGATAGACGTTGTTACCCTGTTCCCAGACTTTTTTACCTCGCCCCTGTCTACTAGTTTACTAGGTAGGGCGATCGCCAATGGGATTGCGGATGTAATCCTAACTAATCCCCGTGACTTCACCACCGACAAGCACCACCGCGTCGATGATGAACCCTATGGTGGCGGCGTGGGCATGTTAATGAAGCCGGAACCAATTTTTGCGGCAGTAGAGTCGTTGCCGGTTTTGCCCCAGCGCGAGATCATTTTCCTCACGCCCCAGGGCGAGCCAATGGATCAAAATATGTTTAAGCAGCTCGTTAATTTAGATCAACTGGTGCTGATCTGTGGCAGCTATGAGGGGATCGATGAGCGGGTTTGCGATCATCTAGTTACCCGTGAGGTTTCGCTGGGGGATTTTGTACTGACCTGTGGTGAGATTGCGGCGCTAGCTTTGATCAATGGTACGGTGCGATTGCTGCCAGGGACGGTGGGCAAGGCGGAATCGCTGAAGGCGGAAAGCTTTGAAGATGGCTTGCTGGATTATCCCCAATATACACGCCCCAGGGAATTCAGGGGGTGGCAGGTGCCTGATGTATTGCTATCGGGCGATCATGGCAAAATTGAGCAATGGCGGCAGGCGCAAAAATTAAACAGAACCAGCGATCGCCGCCCTGATTTGATCGATGCCTATTACCAAAACACCGATCAAAATCCCAAGTAA
- a CDS encoding TldD/PmbA family protein — protein MELTKALAQLDLNAEWVGLRELKETATARYFRDAQPQSNGRTSSHGVMVEVLADGQFGYASTNRLDQGSLQFAAEKAYQQAIAAAKWSVHKFTTAARPKAVGQFCSPCQKPFNSLSTAEISDLLVQICEAMKTTDRHNQIVRTSAYVVSTETESRLVSSSGSDVYQKFGLVSTDYNATAQDGDVIQKRSDNGSLARNSQAGWEVLDPELVIERARQIGTQAIELLTADECPTTTTNLLLAADQMLLQIHESVGHPLELDRILGDERNYAGSSFIKLADFGQLQYGSPLMNITFDPTVSGEFASYAYDDTGAAAEKQYLIKDGLLLRGLGSLESQARSGVAGVANARANSWNRPAIDRMANINLEPGNSSVAEMIASVDYGVYMQSNRSWSIDDYRNKFQFGCEYAQLIENGQITKTLRNPNYRGITNQFWGGLKMVGDRDSFATYGTPYCGKGEPNQVIRVGHGTPACLFENIEVFGGNG, from the coding sequence ATGGAATTAACCAAAGCACTGGCACAACTTGATCTCAATGCGGAATGGGTGGGTTTGCGGGAACTCAAAGAAACTGCCACCGCCCGCTATTTTCGTGATGCCCAGCCCCAATCAAATGGTCGCACCAGTTCCCACGGCGTGATGGTGGAAGTTTTGGCCGATGGTCAGTTTGGCTATGCCAGTACCAATCGCCTTGACCAGGGTAGTTTGCAGTTTGCCGCCGAAAAAGCCTATCAACAGGCGATCGCTGCCGCCAAATGGTCAGTCCATAAATTTACTACCGCTGCTCGTCCCAAAGCGGTCGGTCAATTTTGCTCACCATGCCAGAAGCCATTCAATTCCCTATCTACGGCTGAAATCAGCGACTTATTGGTGCAAATTTGTGAGGCGATGAAAACCACCGATCGCCATAACCAGATTGTGCGTACCAGTGCCTATGTGGTCAGTACGGAAACCGAATCACGGCTGGTGAGTTCGAGCGGTTCGGATGTCTATCAAAAATTTGGGTTGGTTAGCACTGATTACAATGCCACGGCGCAGGATGGTGATGTGATCCAAAAACGCAGTGACAATGGCTCGCTGGCCCGTAATAGTCAGGCAGGTTGGGAAGTTTTAGATCCTGAGCTAGTAATCGAAAGAGCCAGGCAAATCGGCACCCAGGCGATCGAGCTATTAACTGCCGATGAATGCCCAACCACCACCACTAATTTACTGTTGGCTGCCGATCAAATGTTGTTGCAAATCCATGAGAGTGTGGGGCATCCGCTGGAGCTCGATCGTATTTTGGGGGATGAGCGCAACTATGCTGGCAGTAGTTTTATCAAGCTGGCTGATTTTGGTCAATTGCAATATGGCTCCCCATTGATGAATATTACTTTTGATCCAACTGTGTCCGGTGAGTTTGCCAGCTATGCCTATGACGACACGGGCGCTGCCGCCGAGAAGCAATATTTAATCAAAGATGGATTATTGCTGCGGGGCTTAGGAAGCCTGGAAAGTCAGGCTCGTTCTGGTGTGGCTGGGGTTGCCAATGCGCGGGCTAATTCCTGGAATCGTCCGGCGATCGATCGGATGGCGAATATTAACCTGGAACCGGGCAATAGTTCTGTCGCTGAGATGATCGCCTCGGTTGATTACGGTGTTTATATGCAATCAAATCGCTCCTGGTCGATCGATGACTATCGCAATAAGTTTCAGTTTGGTTGTGAATATGCCCAGTTGATTGAAAATGGCCAGATTACTAAAACTCTGCGTAATCCCAACTATCGCGGCATCACCAATCAATTCTGGGGTGGACTCAAAATGGTGGGCGATCGTGACAGCTTTGCCACCTATGGCACGCCCTATTGCGGCAAGGGCGAACCCAACCAGGTGATTCGGGTGGGGCATGGTACGCCAGCTTGTTTGTTTGAGAATATTGAGGTGTTTGGCGGTAATGGCTAA
- a CDS encoding mechanosensitive ion channel domain-containing protein, producing the protein MRPFIIIFLILMPLLSSIWLGSPLFIAPGQAQVLGGEDSTATVVLDGSAVLEVRSLDRFPANTRARQANAVLSQELQEALQQRSESSQEVPIEVTVEPQDNLYTIQVNGTHLLTVTERDSGEDQSTLIHALVWKRKIEIAYAQAIWQRSNEYRRQALFIAIIVTIVAVLACWALQYLNKKGFGLLPRRFRVFIDSSKSARSLFSLVMFLAQTAICLGTVYYISELSPFLRSWRYRIFTFVITDTLTYPVLNLGESAYSIADILILFVMIVVLWISVRAITKLLRNRFISNDSVDYRFQETLTTLSQYLLTFIGLVIILQIWGLDLSSLAILASVLGVGIGLGLQNIAKDFVSGIIILFDRSIQIGDLVRVANLIGTVQHIGARSTQVLTLDQITIIVPNSQFLEQQVVNWNHGNPVTRLRVPVGVAYGSNIDGVRAAILDATKGNSEILDYPQPQVWFMGFGDSSLNFELLVWISVPKNQFRLMSDLNYKIESNFRLYGVEIPFPQRDLHVRSPQLDRIVDLVGDKLAAPEQKIYYPDRYKLIKQPIKQPSSNELKKNSEQKEQTKTVVKPGLDLETLAAKMRAPDGVEVKDRRYLFNVFERCFVGAEAVQWLMRICGMTKTEALRAGQLLIDGGYVHHVLDEHGFEDEYYFYRFFADEQGLIDRSEVVN; encoded by the coding sequence ATGCGCCCTTTTATTATTATCTTTCTAATCTTGATGCCATTGCTAAGCTCCATCTGGCTGGGTTCACCGCTTTTTATTGCCCCTGGCCAGGCTCAGGTATTAGGTGGTGAAGATTCGACCGCAACCGTGGTCCTGGATGGTAGTGCTGTGCTTGAGGTAAGGAGTTTAGATCGATTTCCAGCTAACACCAGGGCAAGACAGGCTAATGCTGTCCTCAGCCAGGAATTACAAGAGGCCTTACAACAGCGTTCAGAATCAAGCCAGGAAGTACCGATCGAAGTAACGGTGGAGCCCCAGGATAATTTATATACAATCCAGGTTAATGGCACCCATTTACTAACCGTAACGGAGCGAGATTCAGGTGAGGATCAAAGCACTTTAATTCATGCCTTGGTGTGGAAACGCAAAATCGAAATCGCCTATGCTCAGGCAATCTGGCAGCGGAGTAATGAATATCGTCGGCAGGCTTTGTTTATTGCCATTATCGTCACGATCGTTGCGGTTTTGGCCTGTTGGGCGTTGCAATACCTGAATAAAAAAGGCTTTGGGTTGTTGCCGCGCCGCTTCAGAGTATTTATTGATTCATCGAAATCAGCCCGCTCGCTATTTTCATTGGTGATGTTTTTAGCTCAGACAGCGATCTGCTTAGGTACTGTCTACTACATCAGTGAGCTATCGCCATTCCTTCGTTCCTGGCGCTATCGCATTTTTACTTTTGTGATCACCGATACGCTTACTTACCCAGTTCTGAATCTGGGTGAGAGTGCCTATTCGATCGCGGATATTTTGATTCTGTTCGTGATGATTGTTGTGCTCTGGATCTCGGTGAGGGCAATTACCAAGCTCCTGCGCAATCGCTTTATCAGCAACGATAGTGTCGATTATCGTTTCCAAGAAACCCTCACCACCCTCAGCCAATATTTACTAACTTTTATTGGCCTGGTGATCATTCTGCAAATTTGGGGTTTAGACCTTAGCAGTTTAGCGATCCTGGCTAGCGTACTTGGGGTTGGGATCGGCCTTGGTTTGCAAAATATTGCTAAGGATTTTGTCAGCGGCATTATTATTCTTTTCGATCGATCGATTCAAATCGGCGATCTGGTGCGCGTGGCGAATTTAATTGGCACAGTGCAACACATCGGTGCGCGTAGCACCCAGGTTTTAACCCTCGATCAAATTACCATTATTGTGCCAAATTCTCAGTTCTTAGAACAACAGGTGGTGAACTGGAATCATGGCAATCCGGTCACTCGGTTGCGGGTTCCGGTGGGGGTGGCCTATGGTTCTAATATTGATGGTGTTCGTGCTGCGATTTTGGATGCCACCAAGGGCAACTCGGAAATCCTGGATTATCCCCAGCCCCAGGTCTGGTTTATGGGCTTTGGCGATAGTTCGCTCAATTTTGAGTTGCTAGTCTGGATTAGTGTGCCCAAGAACCAATTTAGATTAATGAGCGATCTCAACTATAAAATTGAAAGCAATTTCCGCCTCTATGGTGTGGAAATCCCCTTCCCACAGCGGGATCTCCATGTGCGATCGCCCCAATTAGATCGAATTGTGGATCTAGTTGGTGATAAATTGGCTGCGCCAGAGCAAAAAATTTATTATCCCGATCGCTATAAGCTAATCAAACAACCCATCAAGCAGCCCAGTAGCAATGAATTGAAAAAAAATAGTGAACAGAAAGAACAGACTAAAACAGTGGTGAAACCAGGATTAGATCTTGAGACACTGGCCGCCAAAATGCGAGCGCCGGATGGGGTGGAAGTTAAGGATCGCCGTTATTTATTTAATGTGTTTGAACGGTGTTTTGTGGGCGCGGAAGCAGTGCAGTGGTTAATGCGGATTTGCGGTATGACCAAAACTGAGGCGCTACGGGCGGGGCAATTACTAATCGATGGTGGCTATGTGCACCATGTTTTGGATGAACATGGATTTGAAGATGAATATTATTTCTATCGCTTTTTTGCCGATGAGCAGGGCTTAATTGATCGTAGTGAAGTGGTCAATTGA
- a CDS encoding FkbM family methyltransferase, with the protein MIRSLNSLMRFWGNYGNPTQMMLNRWLKSTGMIQVVDRRSQVSCHCTVGSYRMFGEVWHDHDYDIPRVSINPDDVVLDIGANQGFFSCYAAYQGAQVYAFEPSPDSFQTLLSNVKTNGFSDRVVAKPWAVGAENGTVELICSDWLGGGMNTIKPEFATNVGLNITNKVAQIPCYSLSHLIAEFNLEQIKICKLDCEGAELDILKGLKPEDRNRILAFTIEYHPEAYAVQDLTDLLLSWGSHQISFAEDKYCTRQMLRAVATDRLKAVEI; encoded by the coding sequence ATGATCCGATCGCTAAATTCGCTAATGCGGTTCTGGGGCAACTACGGCAACCCCACCCAAATGATGCTCAATCGCTGGCTCAAATCGACTGGCATGATCCAGGTGGTCGATCGCCGCAGCCAGGTTAGTTGCCACTGCACGGTTGGTTCCTATCGCATGTTTGGTGAGGTCTGGCATGATCATGACTACGACATCCCCAGGGTCAGCATTAATCCCGACGATGTGGTGCTGGATATTGGCGCTAATCAGGGCTTTTTTAGTTGTTATGCCGCATATCAAGGGGCACAGGTATATGCATTCGAGCCCTCACCGGATAGTTTTCAAACTCTGCTGAGTAACGTTAAAACCAATGGATTTAGCGATCGGGTCGTGGCCAAGCCCTGGGCAGTGGGGGCAGAGAACGGCACCGTAGAGTTGATCTGTTCCGATTGGCTAGGCGGCGGCATGAACACAATCAAACCGGAATTTGCCACCAATGTGGGTCTGAATATTACTAACAAAGTGGCGCAAATCCCTTGCTATTCACTGTCACATTTGATCGCTGAATTTAACCTGGAGCAGATCAAAATTTGTAAGCTGGATTGTGAAGGGGCAGAGCTAGATATCCTGAAGGGGCTCAAGCCAGAAGATCGCAATAGGATCTTGGCGTTTACGATTGAATATCACCCCGAAGCCTATGCAGTGCAGGATTTGACGGATTTGTTATTAAGCTGGGGCAGCCACCAGATCAGTTTTGCTGAGGATAAATATTGCACCCGCCAGATGCTCCGGGCGGTGGCCACCGATCGGCTCAAGGCGGTTGAGATCTAG
- a CDS encoding glycosyltransferase family 4 protein: protein MKILMSSHRFYPELGGTEVHSAMLAHEFVNQGHELKLITQTPAEQIDQEPAQFPFAVIRQPPNNELLDLVSWCDVFFHNNISLRVAWAIVMRPKPWVIAHHTWMRQPDGSLGWQNILKRSLTLVATNIAISEAIAKHMPGKSTIIGNPYQDDIFYKLPAVKRDRELIFLGRLVSDKGVDILLQALALLKERGTAPQLTIVGDGEELANLQRLTQDLQLGEQVDFVGQKSRDQLAQLLNAHQIMVIPSRWEEPFGVVALEGIACGCVVVGSAGGGLKDAIGSCGLTFANGDTKALAEILYDLLLQPEQLTLYRKNAAAHLANHRIAKVAGEYLKVLSAAIAK from the coding sequence ATGAAAATACTGATGTCATCCCATCGCTTCTATCCTGAGCTTGGCGGGACTGAGGTACACTCAGCCATGCTCGCCCATGAATTTGTGAACCAGGGGCATGAACTTAAGCTAATTACCCAAACCCCAGCCGAGCAGATAGATCAAGAACCAGCGCAATTTCCGTTTGCAGTGATTCGCCAACCCCCAAACAATGAGCTATTGGATTTAGTTAGCTGGTGTGACGTGTTTTTCCATAACAACATCAGCTTGCGGGTGGCCTGGGCGATCGTGATGCGGCCAAAACCCTGGGTGATCGCTCACCACACCTGGATGCGCCAACCGGATGGCAGTTTAGGCTGGCAAAATATTCTCAAGCGATCGCTAACTTTAGTTGCCACTAATATTGCGATTTCCGAGGCGATCGCCAAGCATATGCCTGGCAAATCTACGATCATTGGCAATCCCTATCAAGATGATATTTTCTATAAGCTGCCAGCGGTCAAACGCGATCGGGAATTGATTTTTCTAGGCCGCCTGGTTTCCGATAAGGGTGTGGATATTTTATTACAGGCATTAGCATTGCTAAAGGAGCGGGGAACTGCCCCACAATTAACGATCGTGGGTGATGGCGAGGAGTTAGCAAATTTGCAACGGTTAACGCAGGATTTGCAATTAGGAGAACAGGTTGATTTTGTCGGTCAGAAAAGTAGGGATCAACTGGCGCAACTGCTGAATGCCCATCAAATTATGGTGATCCCATCGCGGTGGGAAGAACCCTTTGGCGTGGTGGCATTGGAGGGGATCGCCTGTGGCTGCGTGGTGGTGGGTTCGGCGGGAGGTGGCCTAAAGGATGCGATCGGTTCTTGTGGGTTGACTTTTGCCAATGGTGATACTAAGGCTCTGGCGGAAATTCTTTATGACCTGCTATTACAACCAGAACAACTGACGCTCTATCGTAAAAATGCTGCTGCTCATTTAGCCAACCACCGCATTGCCAAGGTGGCTGGGGAATATTTAAAGGTGTTGTCAGCGGCGATCGCAAAGTAA